Proteins from a genomic interval of Acinonyx jubatus isolate Ajub_Pintada_27869175 chromosome B4, VMU_Ajub_asm_v1.0, whole genome shotgun sequence:
- the EPC1 gene encoding enhancer of polycomb homolog 1 isoform X3: protein MEHHLQRAISAQQVYGEKRDNMVIPVPEAESNIAYYESIYPGEFKMPKQLIHIQPFSLDAEQPDYDLDSEDEVFVNKLKKKMDICPLQFEEMIDRLEKGSGQQPVSLQEAKLLLKEDDELIREVYEYWIKKRKNCRGPSLIPSVKQEKRDGSSTNDPYVAFRRRTEKMQTRKNRKNDEASYEKMLKLRRDLSRAVTILEMIKRREKSKRELLHLTLEIMEKRYNLGDYNGEIMSEVMAQRQPMKPTYAIPIIPITNSSQFKHQEAMDVKEFKANKQDKADLIRPKRKYEKKPKVLPSSAAATPQQTSPAALPVFNAKDLNQYDFPSSDEEPLSQVLSGSSEAEEENDPDGPFAFRRKAGCQYYAPHLDQTGNWPWTSPKDGGLGDVRYRYCLTTLTVPQRCIGFARRRVGRGGRVLLDRAHSDYDSMFRHLDLEMLSSPQHSPVNQFANTSETNTSDKSFSKDLSQILVNIKSCRWRHFRPRTPSLHDSDNDELSCRKLYRSINRTGTAQPGTQTCSTSTQSKSSSGSAHFAFTAEQYQQHQQQLALMQKQQLAQIQQQQANSNSSTTTSQNLASNQQKSGFRLNLHHSHSIQGLERTLQGFVSKTLDSASAQFAASALVTSEQLMGFKMKDDVVLGIGVNGVLPASGVYKGLHLSSTTPTALVHTSPSTAGSTLLQPSNMTQTSSSHSALSHQVTAANSATTQVLIGNNIRLTVPSSVATVNSIAPINARHIPRTLSAVPSSALKLAAAANCQVSKVPSSSSVDSVPRENHESEKPALNNIADNTVAMEVT, encoded by the exons CTTTTAGTTTGGATGCTGAACAGCCTGATTATGATTTGGATTCTGAAGATGAAGTATTtgtgaataaactgaaaaagaaaatggacatctGCCCATTGCAGTTTGAGGAGATGATTGACCGTCTAGAAAAAGGCAGTGGTCAGCAG CCAGTCAGTCTGCAGGAAGCCAAGCTACTGCTAAAAGAAGATGATGAATTAATTAGAGAAGTTTATGAATACtggattaaaaagagaaaaaactgtcGGGGGCCATCTCTTATCCCATCAGTAAAACAAGAGAAGCGAGATGGTTCCAGCACAAATGATCCTTATGTGGCTTTTAGAAGACGTACTGAAAAAATGCAGACTCGAAAA AATCGCAAAAATGATGAAGCCTcttatgaaaaaatgcttaaGCTGCGTCGAGATCTGAGTCGGGCTGTTACTATCCTAGAGAtgataaaaagaagagaaaagagtaaaaggGAGCTATTGCACTTAACACtggaaattatggaaaagag gtaTAATTTGGGTGACTACAATGGAGAGATCATGTCTGAGGTCATGGCACAGAGACAACCAATGAAACCTACCTATGCCATCCCCATCATCCCTATTACTAATAGCAGTCAATTTAAACATCAGGAAGCAATGGATGTGAAGGAGTTTAAAGCAAataag CAAGATAAAGCTGATCTTATCCGACCTAAACGTAAATATGAGAAGAAGCCCAAAGTCTTACCATCGTCTGCTGCTGCTACTCCTCAACAGACGAGTCCTGCCGCACTGCCAGTCTTTAATGCTAAAGATTTAAATCAGTATGACTTTCCCAGCTCAGATGAAGAACCTCTCTCCCAG gtTTTGTCTGGCTCTTCAGAagctgaagaagaaaatgatCCTGATGGTCCTTTTGCTTTCCGTAGGAAAGCAGGCTGTCAGTACTATGCT cctcacTTAGACCAAACTGGCAACTGGCCTTGGACTAGTCCTAAAGATGGAGGATTAGGGGATGTACGATATAGATACTGCTTAACTACCCTCACCGTACCCCAAAGGTGTATTGGATTTGCACGAAGACGGGTTGGGCGCGGTGGAAG GGTCTTACTGGACAGAGCTCACTCAGACTATGACAGTATGTTTCGCCATCTGGATTTGGAAATGCTTTCCTCTCCACAACATTCTCCAGTCAATCAGTTTGCCAATACCTCAGAAACAAATACCTCGGACAAATCTTTCTCTAAAGACCTCAGTCAGATACTAGTCAATATCAAATCATGTAGATGGCGGCATTTTAGGCCTCGGACACCATCCCTACATGACAGTGACAATGATGAACTCTCCTGTAGAAAATTATATAGGAGTATAAATCGAACAGGAACAGCACAACCTGGGACCCAGACATGCAGTACCTCCACGCAAAGTAAAAGTAGCAGTGGTTCAGCACATTTTG CATTTACAGCCGAACAATACCAGCAACATCAACAGCAACTGGCACTAATGCAGAAACAGCAGCTTGCACAAATTCAGCAACAGCAAGCAAATAGTAATTCCTCCACCACCACTTCACAG AACCTTGCATCTAACCAGCAGAAAAGTGGCTTTCGCCTGAATCTACATCATAGCCATTCTATACAGGGTTTAGAAAGAACATTACAG ggttttgtttCCAAGACTTTGGATTCTGCTAGTGCTCAATTTGCTGCTTCTGCTTTGGTGACATCAGAACAACTGATGGGATTCAAGATGAAGGATGATGTGGTGCTTGGAATTGGGGTGAATGGCGTCCTTCCAGCCTCAG gagTATACAAGGGCTTACACCTCAGTAGTACTACACCAACAGCACTTGTACATACGAGTCCATCAACGGCAGGTTCAACTTTGTTACAGCCTTCAAACATGACACAGACTTCAAGTTCCCACAGTGCACTGAGTCATCAAGTAACCGCTGCCAATTCTGCAACAACTCAGGTTCTGATTGGGAACAACATTCGATTAACTGTACCTTCATCAGTTGCCACTGTAAACTCTATTGCCCCCATAAATGCACGACATATACCTAGGACTTTAAGTGCTGTTCCATCGTCTGCCTTAAAGCTGGCTGCCGCAGCAAACTGTCAAGTTTCCAAGGTTCCATCTTCATCTTCTGTAGATTCAGTTCCAAG GGAAAATCATGAATCAGAAAAGCCAGCACTAAACAACATAGCAGACAACACAGTAGCGATGGAGGTGACGTAG
- the EPC1 gene encoding enhancer of polycomb homolog 1 isoform X4: MVIPVPEAESNIAYYESIYPGEFKMPKQLIHIQPFSLDAEQPDYDLDSEDEVFVNKLKKKMDICPLQFEEMIDRLEKGSGQQPVSLQEAKLLLKEDDELIREVYEYWIKKRKNCRGPSLIPSVKQEKRDGSSTNDPYVAFRRRTEKMQTRKNRKNDEASYEKMLKLRRDLSRAVTILEMIKRREKSKRELLHLTLEIMEKRYNLGDYNGEIMSEVMAQRQPMKPTYAIPIIPITNSSQFKHQEAMDVKEFKANKQDKADLIRPKRKYEKKPKVLPSSAAATPQQTSPAALPVFNAKDLNQYDFPSSDEEPLSQVLSGSSEAEEENDPDGPFAFRRKAGCQYYAPHLDQTGNWPWTSPKDGGLGDVRYRYCLTTLTVPQRCIGFARRRVGRGGRVLLDRAHSDYDSMFRHLDLEMLSSPQHSPVNQFANTSETNTSDKSFSKDLSQILVNIKSCRWRHFRPRTPSLHDSDNDELSCRKLYRSINRTGTAQPGTQTCSTSTQSKSSSGSAHFAFTAEQYQQHQQQLALMQKQQLAQIQQQQANSNSSTTTSQNLASNQQKSGFRLNLHHSHSIQGLERTLQGFVSKTLDSASAQFAASALVTSEQLMGFKMKDDVVLGIGVNGVLPASGVYKGLHLSSTTPTALVHTSPSTAGSTLLQPSNMTQTSSSHSALSHQVTAANSATTQVLIGNNIRLTVPSSVATVNSIAPINARHIPRTLSAVPSSALKLAAAANCQVSKVPSSSSVDSVPRENHESEKPALNNIADNTVAMEVT; encoded by the exons CTTTTAGTTTGGATGCTGAACAGCCTGATTATGATTTGGATTCTGAAGATGAAGTATTtgtgaataaactgaaaaagaaaatggacatctGCCCATTGCAGTTTGAGGAGATGATTGACCGTCTAGAAAAAGGCAGTGGTCAGCAG CCAGTCAGTCTGCAGGAAGCCAAGCTACTGCTAAAAGAAGATGATGAATTAATTAGAGAAGTTTATGAATACtggattaaaaagagaaaaaactgtcGGGGGCCATCTCTTATCCCATCAGTAAAACAAGAGAAGCGAGATGGTTCCAGCACAAATGATCCTTATGTGGCTTTTAGAAGACGTACTGAAAAAATGCAGACTCGAAAA AATCGCAAAAATGATGAAGCCTcttatgaaaaaatgcttaaGCTGCGTCGAGATCTGAGTCGGGCTGTTACTATCCTAGAGAtgataaaaagaagagaaaagagtaaaaggGAGCTATTGCACTTAACACtggaaattatggaaaagag gtaTAATTTGGGTGACTACAATGGAGAGATCATGTCTGAGGTCATGGCACAGAGACAACCAATGAAACCTACCTATGCCATCCCCATCATCCCTATTACTAATAGCAGTCAATTTAAACATCAGGAAGCAATGGATGTGAAGGAGTTTAAAGCAAataag CAAGATAAAGCTGATCTTATCCGACCTAAACGTAAATATGAGAAGAAGCCCAAAGTCTTACCATCGTCTGCTGCTGCTACTCCTCAACAGACGAGTCCTGCCGCACTGCCAGTCTTTAATGCTAAAGATTTAAATCAGTATGACTTTCCCAGCTCAGATGAAGAACCTCTCTCCCAG gtTTTGTCTGGCTCTTCAGAagctgaagaagaaaatgatCCTGATGGTCCTTTTGCTTTCCGTAGGAAAGCAGGCTGTCAGTACTATGCT cctcacTTAGACCAAACTGGCAACTGGCCTTGGACTAGTCCTAAAGATGGAGGATTAGGGGATGTACGATATAGATACTGCTTAACTACCCTCACCGTACCCCAAAGGTGTATTGGATTTGCACGAAGACGGGTTGGGCGCGGTGGAAG GGTCTTACTGGACAGAGCTCACTCAGACTATGACAGTATGTTTCGCCATCTGGATTTGGAAATGCTTTCCTCTCCACAACATTCTCCAGTCAATCAGTTTGCCAATACCTCAGAAACAAATACCTCGGACAAATCTTTCTCTAAAGACCTCAGTCAGATACTAGTCAATATCAAATCATGTAGATGGCGGCATTTTAGGCCTCGGACACCATCCCTACATGACAGTGACAATGATGAACTCTCCTGTAGAAAATTATATAGGAGTATAAATCGAACAGGAACAGCACAACCTGGGACCCAGACATGCAGTACCTCCACGCAAAGTAAAAGTAGCAGTGGTTCAGCACATTTTG CATTTACAGCCGAACAATACCAGCAACATCAACAGCAACTGGCACTAATGCAGAAACAGCAGCTTGCACAAATTCAGCAACAGCAAGCAAATAGTAATTCCTCCACCACCACTTCACAG AACCTTGCATCTAACCAGCAGAAAAGTGGCTTTCGCCTGAATCTACATCATAGCCATTCTATACAGGGTTTAGAAAGAACATTACAG ggttttgtttCCAAGACTTTGGATTCTGCTAGTGCTCAATTTGCTGCTTCTGCTTTGGTGACATCAGAACAACTGATGGGATTCAAGATGAAGGATGATGTGGTGCTTGGAATTGGGGTGAATGGCGTCCTTCCAGCCTCAG gagTATACAAGGGCTTACACCTCAGTAGTACTACACCAACAGCACTTGTACATACGAGTCCATCAACGGCAGGTTCAACTTTGTTACAGCCTTCAAACATGACACAGACTTCAAGTTCCCACAGTGCACTGAGTCATCAAGTAACCGCTGCCAATTCTGCAACAACTCAGGTTCTGATTGGGAACAACATTCGATTAACTGTACCTTCATCAGTTGCCACTGTAAACTCTATTGCCCCCATAAATGCACGACATATACCTAGGACTTTAAGTGCTGTTCCATCGTCTGCCTTAAAGCTGGCTGCCGCAGCAAACTGTCAAGTTTCCAAGGTTCCATCTTCATCTTCTGTAGATTCAGTTCCAAG GGAAAATCATGAATCAGAAAAGCCAGCACTAAACAACATAGCAGACAACACAGTAGCGATGGAGGTGACGTAG